The window GTTTACTCTCGATAGCTACAGCGACAATTTCCTCCGCAAAATATCCCTTATTCATCGCTTCTACGGCACGAATATGACTGCGAAGAGCCCAGTCATCCTGATCTTTGCGGCTAATTCCAAACTCTGCGGCAACCGTGCTGCCATGATCGATCATATGCACGTTGTGAAATGAACACCATAAACCATCATGAATCATGAGATCCACGAGGCTTTGATCCCCCATTCTTGATCCCCACCGGGCGCTTGGCAGGGCAAACGGTGCGTTGCTCATGCTTTCCATCCCGCCGGCTACAATAATATCTGCATCTCCTGAACGTATGATTTGATCGGCCATTGTCACACTTCTCAGCCCGGAAGCACACACTTTGTTAATGGTCTCCGTCGTCACGCTCCAGTCCAGACCAGCCCATCGGGCAGCCTGACGAGAGGGAATTTGTCCCGAACCTCCCTGCAGCACCATCCCCATAAGCACTTCGTTAATTGTTGCCGGATCAATCGAAGATCGGAGGATCGCCTCTTTTATCACTATTCCTCCGAGAACGACAGCGGGAACATCTTTTAAGGCACCGCCAAACTTAGCGAACGGCGTTCGGGCACCGCCCGCAATTACACTTTCCCTCATGGATCCGCCCCCCCCATCGTTCTCAATAAATGATCGTTTCTTGATCATATTGTTCCAAATAATACTTAACCCGCTGCATGAACCGGCTGCAAATCAACCCGTCTACAATCCGGTGATCATAGGAAAGGCAAAGGTTGGCTATCGATCGGATCGCAATCATTTCCTGAATGACTACGGGCTTACGTACGATGGACTCAAAAGTCAGTATGGCCGCCTGCGGATTATGAATGATTGGACAGGAAAGCAAGGATCCTACCGAGCCGGTGTTACTAAATGTAAATGAACCCTCAACGAAATCGGAAGGCAGCAAGGAACCACTTCGCGCCCTCATGACCAACTCAACCATCTCAATCGCGATTCCTGCTATGGATTTACGATCCGCATGATAAATCACAGGTGTTACGAGGGTATCGTCGGCATTAGCAACAACTATGGATAGGTTGATATCTTTTTTGAAAAGAATGCTGCCCGATTGCCAGCTTGAATTCAGCATGGGGAACTCCTTCAAGGCATTCACGATCGGTTTCAATACGAACGGGCTAAGCGAAAGCGGGAGGCCCTCTCTACGCATAAAGGTGTCTTTCAACTCTTGCCGCAAGACGACGAGGTTACTGACATCCACTTCGATCATCATCCAAGCATGGGGATTCTCAGAGTTACTCTGCATACCCAGCCTCCTTCAGATTTCCGCTAATTGGCGCATGGCTTCTTTGACGATGTCGACATTCGGCAGGTAAAACTTCTCTAAGGTTGGCGCCATGCCAACAGGGGGAATATCGGGAGGGCAGCATCTCATAATAGGTGCATCCAACTCGTACAACAGATGTTCCGCTATTAGAGCTGATATTTCAGCACCAATGCCACCTGTTTTATTATCTTCGTGTACGATCAATATTTTACCGGTTTTGGCTGCCGCCTCATAAATGGCAGGTTTATCGAGTGGATGAAGCGTCCGCAAATCCAATACCTCAGTACTAATTCCTTCTTGCTCCAGCTCAAACGCAGCTTTTATCGCATAATGTACCGACAAACCGTAGGCAATCACAGTGATATCCGTACCCTCGCGCCTTATGGCTGCCTTGCCAATTGGGACGGTGTAATCTTCTTCAGGTACTTCATCTGATATCGAAAGATAGCATTTCTTATGTTCGAAAAAAAGGACAGGATCCTCGTCCCGCACTGCTGCTTTCAGCAAACCTTTGGCATCATATGCGGTAGACGGCGCAACAATCTTGAGTCCTGGCGTGCCAAAAAAGACGGATTCCGGACACTGTGAGTGATATAATCCGCCTCCGCCTGTCGCGCCGTAAGGTGCGCGAATAACGATCGGACAATGCCAGTCGTTGTTCGATCGATACCGAATTTTCGCTGCCTCACTTATGATTTGATTAGCCGCTGGGAAAATAAAATCAGCAAATTGAATCTCAGCTATCGGCCTCATACCGACCATAGCAGCTCCAATCGCGACACCCACAATGGCAGATTCAGAGAGAGGCGTGTCAAGAACTCTCAATTCACCGAACCGATCGCGCATGCCTTTCGTCGCATTCAAAACGCCGCCCTTCCCAATATCCTCTCCGAGCACAAAAACATGCTCATCGCGTTCCATCTCTTCTATCATCGCACGGCGAATGGCCTCCAAGTACGTTAAGATTGGCATCTAAGCATCACCCCCATCTTCCGCATAAACATGTCTTAATACATCCTCAGGGGCCGGATAAGGGGCTTTTTCTGCATATTTCGTTGCTTCATTCACTTCTTTTGTAACACTCTCATTCAGCACTTGTTCGATCTCTTCTGACATAACGCCGCATTCGATCAAATAACGACGAAACCGCTGCAAGCCGTCCTGCTCCTTATGGTATTCCACCTCTTCTTTCGTTCGGTACAGCATATCGTCATCCGCAGTGGAATGCGGCGGGATCCGATAAAGCATCGCTTCAATCAATGTCGGTCCATACCCGCGAATGGCACGCTCCCTCGCTTCTTTGACCGCGCGATACACCTCCAGAGTGTCATTGCCGTCAACACGCTGACCTGGGAAGCCATAGCCTGAGGCACGATCAACAACGCGCCCGGCTACTTGTCTGTGTGCAGGAATGGAAATGGCATACTGGTTATTTTCGCATAAGAAGATAACAGGCAGCTTAAATACACCGGCAAAATTGAACGCTTCGTGCACATCCCCTTGGTTACTCGCCCCTTCACCAAAGCTGACGAAAGCGACATGATCTTCCTTCCTCATCATAGCCGTCAGTGCGATGCCGACAGCGTGTAGGGTCTGCGTGGCAACCGGACTTGATCCTGAAACGATATGATGCTTTTTATAGCCAAAATGCCCAGGCATTTGCCTGCCTCCGTTAACGTCCTCAGCTTTGAATAAGGCTGCCAGCATGAGTTCTCGTACCGTCATGCCCACCGTTAAGACAAAGGCATAATCCCTGTAATAAGGCAGAAAATAGTCATGCTGCTTATTTAATGCGAACGCCGCTGCTACTTGGGTCGCCTCTTGACCAACACTAGAGATATGAAAGGCTGTTTTACCTGACCGTTGAAGAAGTGTTGCTCGCTCGTCAAACTTTCTCGCTTTGAGCATGAAGGTATACATCTTCAGCACCTGTTCATCGGTTAAACCGAGCTGTTGATGCTTAGTAACCTGCTGAGAAGACATTGGAATTCCTCCTCTCTCCTGCTGCTACATATTTCTGCGATATTGCCCGCCTACCTGATAAAGCGCGTGAGTAATTTGACCCAAGCTTGCAACCTTGACCGTTTCCATCAATTCGGCGAAAATGTTGCCACCTTCAAGCGCAATTTGCTGCAGCTTTGCCAAAGCCTTGGGTGATTCTGCTAGGTGCCTCGATAGAAACTCCCTGAGATTCGTAATTTGCTGCTCTTTTTCTTTCGACGTTGCGCGAGCTAACGGGATATTCATATCTTCATCTTTGGAAGGATTAGGATGAAGGAACGTATTTACCCCAATAATGGGTAGCTCGCCATGATGTTTTTTCATTTCATACAGCATCGATTCATTTTGGATTTTACCCCTTTGATACTGAGACTCCATAGCTCCGAGTACACCGCCCCTTTCGCTGATTCGTTCTAATTCCTGCAACACAGCCTCCTCAACCAAATCGGTCAATTCCTCGATGATAAACGAACCCTGCAGCATGTTTTCGTTTTTAACAAAACCAAGTTCTTTTGTAATGATTAATTGAATCGCCATCGCTCGACGTACGGATTCCTCCGTTGGTGTTGTAATAGCCTCGTCATAAGAATTCGTATGCAGCGAGTTACAGTTATCAAGAAGGGCCATCAGTGCTTGCAGCGTGGTTCGGATATCATTAAAATCAATCTCCTGCGCGTGCAGAGAACGCCCCGACGTTTGGATATGATATTTCAGCTTTTGGCTGCGTTCATTAGCGTTGTATTTGTTCTTCATAACGGCAGCCCATATTCGGCGGGCCACCCGTCCAATCACGGTATATTCGGGATCAAGTCCATTGCTGAAAAAGAAGGACAGATTGGGTGCAAAGTCATCAATCGACATGCCTCTAGCCAAATAATACTCAACATATGTAAATCCGTTTGCTAGTGTAAAAGCGAGCTGTGAGATCGGATTCGCCCCTGCCTCCGCAATATGATAGCCCGAAATAGAAACCGAGTAATAATTACGGACTTCATGATCGATAAAATATTGCTGAATATCGCCCATCATCCGCAGTGCGAACTCTGTGGAAAAAATGCATGTATTCTGCCCCTGATCCTCCTTCAAAATGTCAGCCTGTACTGTCCCCCTCACCGATTTCAGCGTCTGCCCGCGGATCTGCTTCGCCTCCACGTCCGTTGGCCGTCTACCCTGCTCTCGGAAGAAGCGTTCGATCTGGAAGTCGATCGCCGTGTTCATGTACATCGCGAGAAGTATTGGAGCAGGACCGTTAATCGTCATTGAAACCGAAGTCAACGGATCGCATAGATCGAACCCGGCATACAGCTTTTTCATGTCGTCTAGAGAACAGACACTGACCCCGCTCTCACCGATCTTGCCGTAAATGTCCTGCCGTTCATCAGGATCCTCGCCATACAAGGTAACGGAGTCAAAAGCAGTGCTAAGACGTTTGGCTGGATCGTTCTGAGATAAATAATGAAATCGTAGATTGGTGCGTTCCGGTGTTCCTTCGCCCGCAAACTGGCGTTTAGGATCCTCCGCTGTTCGTTTGAAAGGAAAAACACCTGCTGTAAAGGGAAATTCCCCCGGAACATTCTCACGGTACATCCAGCGAATGAGATCTCCTTCATCACGGTATTTAGGCAAGCTCACCTTCGGGATATCCAGGCCTGACAAGCTTGACGTTGTTAGCTCTGTCACGAATTCTTTATCCCTTACTCGGGTAGTTAATGTTTTGCCTGTGTATTTTCTTTGCAGCTCCGGCCACTGGGCGAGTAGATGGCGAGTTTCTTTTTGCATGCGGTTCTCGACATTCATCTTAAGTGATTGCAGCACAGAAATACTTTCGTCTACTCCAAGCTCTTGCTTTAGTGCTATTATCGCCCCTTCAATTTGATAACAGGTAGTGGCCAGCTCTGCTTCCCTATCTGCAAACGCGTGATACGCCCGTACAGTATTTGCGATTTCTCCTAAATACCGTGTGCGGTCAGTTGGAATGACGATATGCGTCTTAGCAACAGCATGACCAGTTGAAAAGCCCTGAACAGGCCATTGCAAAGCACATTTTTGATTCAAGGTATCGATGAGTGCATGGAATAATGTATCCACGCCAGCATCGTTAAATTGACTAGCCATCGTTCCATAGACAGGCATGGTTTCAAAATCTAAATCAAATAAACCGTGATTTCTCTGAACTTGCTTCTTCACATCCCGAAGTGCATCCGCAGAACCTCTTCGGTCGAATTTATTAATCGCGATTAGGTCTGCGTAATCAAGCATATCAATCTTCTCTAATTGCGAAGGCGCACCGAATTCGCTTGTCATCACATAGAGCGATACATCGGCTACATCGGTGATCTGATGATCACCTTGACCAATTCCGCTGGTTTCCACCAAAACGAGATCAAAGCCGGCCGCCTTCAAGATGGCAATGGCAGGAGCGATTGCAAGGGACAGCTCATTACCCGAGCCCCGTGTTGCCATACTCCGCATATACACGCGGTCATTGTGAACAGCGTTCATGCGGATGCGATCTCCGAGCAAAGCGCCACCACTTCGCTGCTTAGTTGGATCGACCGATAGGATGGCGATCGTTTTGTCCGGGAACTGACGCAGAAAACGCTGGACTATTTCATCGGTCAGGGAGCTTTTACCCGCTCCGCCTGTGCCTGTGATGCCAACAACCGGGCATATGGCCCCACTCAACTGCATGTTACTTAATGTCTCTATCTCCG is drawn from Paenibacillus sp. V4I7 and contains these coding sequences:
- a CDS encoding 2-oxo acid dehydrogenase subunit E2; the protein is MQSNSENPHAWMMIEVDVSNLVVLRQELKDTFMRREGLPLSLSPFVLKPIVNALKEFPMLNSSWQSGSILFKKDINLSIVVANADDTLVTPVIYHADRKSIAGIAIEMVELVMRARSGSLLPSDFVEGSFTFSNTGSVGSLLSCPIIHNPQAAILTFESIVRKPVVIQEMIAIRSIANLCLSYDHRIVDGLICSRFMQRVKYYLEQYDQETIIY
- a CDS encoding alpha-ketoacid dehydrogenase subunit beta, with amino-acid sequence MPILTYLEAIRRAMIEEMERDEHVFVLGEDIGKGGVLNATKGMRDRFGELRVLDTPLSESAIVGVAIGAAMVGMRPIAEIQFADFIFPAANQIISEAAKIRYRSNNDWHCPIVIRAPYGATGGGGLYHSQCPESVFFGTPGLKIVAPSTAYDAKGLLKAAVRDEDPVLFFEHKKCYLSISDEVPEEDYTVPIGKAAIRREGTDITVIAYGLSVHYAIKAAFELEQEGISTEVLDLRTLHPLDKPAIYEAAAKTGKILIVHEDNKTGGIGAEISALIAEHLLYELDAPIMRCCPPDIPPVGMAPTLEKFYLPNVDIVKEAMRQLAEI
- a CDS encoding thiamine pyrophosphate-dependent dehydrogenase E1 component subunit alpha — translated: MSSQQVTKHQQLGLTDEQVLKMYTFMLKARKFDERATLLQRSGKTAFHISSVGQEATQVAAAFALNKQHDYFLPYYRDYAFVLTVGMTVRELMLAALFKAEDVNGGRQMPGHFGYKKHHIVSGSSPVATQTLHAVGIALTAMMRKEDHVAFVSFGEGASNQGDVHEAFNFAGVFKLPVIFLCENNQYAISIPAHRQVAGRVVDRASGYGFPGQRVDGNDTLEVYRAVKEARERAIRGYGPTLIEAMLYRIPPHSTADDDMLYRTKEEVEYHKEQDGLQRFRRYLIECGVMSEEIEQVLNESVTKEVNEATKYAEKAPYPAPEDVLRHVYAEDGGDA
- the icmF gene encoding fused isobutyryl-CoA mutase/GTPase IcmF; the encoded protein is MGSETNYRAKHKVRFVTASALFDGHDVSITIMRRILQASGAEVIHLGHNRSVKEIVQAAIQEDVQGIAVSSYQGGHVEYFTYMIDLLREKGAPEIKVFGGGGGVILPSEIKMLHDFGVTRLFSPDDGRELGLQGMINFMMKECDFSTVSGYAQGYDVGGVEQIKDHRSIARFITAAELACESKESVSEIETLSNMQLSGAICPVVGITGTGGAGKSSLTDEIVQRFLRQFPDKTIAILSVDPTKQRSGGALLGDRIRMNAVHNDRVYMRSMATRGSGNELSLAIAPAIAILKAAGFDLVLVETSGIGQGDHQITDVADVSLYVMTSEFGAPSQLEKIDMLDYADLIAINKFDRRGSADALRDVKKQVQRNHGLFDLDFETMPVYGTMASQFNDAGVDTLFHALIDTLNQKCALQWPVQGFSTGHAVAKTHIVIPTDRTRYLGEIANTVRAYHAFADREAELATTCYQIEGAIIALKQELGVDESISVLQSLKMNVENRMQKETRHLLAQWPELQRKYTGKTLTTRVRDKEFVTELTTSSLSGLDIPKVSLPKYRDEGDLIRWMYRENVPGEFPFTAGVFPFKRTAEDPKRQFAGEGTPERTNLRFHYLSQNDPAKRLSTAFDSVTLYGEDPDERQDIYGKIGESGVSVCSLDDMKKLYAGFDLCDPLTSVSMTINGPAPILLAMYMNTAIDFQIERFFREQGRRPTDVEAKQIRGQTLKSVRGTVQADILKEDQGQNTCIFSTEFALRMMGDIQQYFIDHEVRNYYSVSISGYHIAEAGANPISQLAFTLANGFTYVEYYLARGMSIDDFAPNLSFFFSNGLDPEYTVIGRVARRIWAAVMKNKYNANERSQKLKYHIQTSGRSLHAQEIDFNDIRTTLQALMALLDNCNSLHTNSYDEAITTPTEESVRRAMAIQLIITKELGFVKNENMLQGSFIIEELTDLVEEAVLQELERISERGGVLGAMESQYQRGKIQNESMLYEMKKHHGELPIIGVNTFLHPNPSKDEDMNIPLARATSKEKEQQITNLREFLSRHLAESPKALAKLQQIALEGGNIFAELMETVKVASLGQITHALYQVGGQYRRNM